In Leopardus geoffroyi isolate Oge1 chromosome D1, O.geoffroyi_Oge1_pat1.0, whole genome shotgun sequence, the genomic stretch GTCCTAAGGGCAGGGAAGGCGTTTGGTCAGCCTCCTGACTTCCTATCTgggctccttccttcctgaagTCATTCCCTCTTGTCCGTCTCCCACAGCTGGGACCTTGATACACATTTCTGCCTCAAGAAAACCCTTAGGCCGTTTTCTTGATCCTCCTGCTTTGCCAGGATGACTGAAAGCTCCTGGAGATCACAGAGTCCCGATCACTGACCCCTCGGCCTCCTAACTGATATCCACGGCTCCAGTCACCTCCGCACAGTCCCTAACCTCAAGGCTACTAATCTGatctcccacccccaacacagTTCTGTACGTCGCCCTCCACGGGCTTCCCAAATAGTGTCCAGATTCCCCTATCACTGTCTTGCATGGTTTCACCATTGCTGACCCCCACGCTGATGCCACCCTGAACCCCCAGCTCGGTTCCCCAAGGCTGACCAACCCTCAGGCCCAGACACCGGCAGGGAGCCTGTCTCTGCCCTCTGGGCGGGAGGGCTGGTGGCGCTGTGTGCATAGTCGAGACCACTAGAGGCGGCCATCAGCTGTGGTCGGTGGGCGTGGAGGGGACCACAATGGTGTGTTGACTGGGAATGACCACGTGGCCCTGGATCAGTCACTGTCCTCACTGAGCCGCGTGTCTACTCACTTGTGGAGGAACCGATGGGCGTGCCAACTCGTGTATCGTACCCAAGAGGAGACATCGGACCCCggctcctcacccctcccttGTTCCACTGCCCACATGGACTCAGGGCAGGAGCTGGCCCCGGCAGGCTCCTAGAGGGGGCAGTGGAGCCGCGTTTGGAGGGGCAACTGACATCCCTTGCCCAGCGGGCTTCATTCCTAGCTGCACACTCGAATCACCCGAGGAACTTAAAAAATACCTAGGTATCCGGGGACACCCGGCACCAACACAGTCAGATTCTGGAGGTGGGGCCAGGAGCCAGGCTTTTgcaacccccgccccccggtGATTCTAGTGTGCAGCTGGGGTTCGGGTGCACCGAGCTGGGTGGGATAGAAGGTATCCAGAGCAGGAAAGATGCGCTCTCAGCGCGGGACGCATCACGTGCGGGGGCTGCTCACCCTCCCCCAGTACGCCCCACCCGTCCTCAGGAGACCCTGCGATCCGGGCCACAGCTCAGCCCGGGGTTGTGCAGCGCCTTCCACATGAGCAGCATCTCGTAGGGCGCGAAGCGGTGCACGAGCAGCAGCTGGCGGAACAGGCAGGGATCGAAGGAGGGCTGCTGGGCGCCGGGCAGCTGCACGCCGAAGGGCCGGATGCCCTCGTGGCCGCTGGGCGCCAGGCCCGCGCGCTTCAGACACATGCCCATGTAGGCGTCATCGATGGGGAAGAGCGGGGTGTCGAGGGCGGCCGCGCGCAGGGCCCCGACCGTGCGGCTGGACAGGAGGAAGCCGCCGCCGCTGCAGTACACCGGGTAGGCCTGCCCGGGGAAGAGCTGCGGCGGCACGAAGTACTTGCTCCGGCTGTCGCGTATGGGCACCGAGCCGTCCATGAGCTGCCCGGCGAAGAGGTGGCGGTCGGGCCGCTGCGCCTCCAGGAAGCCGAGCACGTTGGCCGTGTGCACGAAGACGTCGTCGTCGCCGCTGAGCAGGAAGCGCGCGTGCGGGCAGCGCACCGCCAGCCAGTCGAGCAGGTGCACGTGCTTGAGCGTGAGGTTGAGGAAGGTGTCCGCGAAGGCCCACTGCAGCACGTCGCCGTGCTCGCGCGCCTCCAGCCCCACCAGCGCCTGCAGCCGCTCGGCGCGCTCGGCGTCCTCGGGCGGGCTCGTGCCCAGCAGGAAGAGGCGCCGCACCTGCCGCCCGCCGTACAGGCGCTCCTGCCCCCAGGTGCGGCGGATGAGCTCGCGCCGCTCGTAGTTGGCGGGCGACGACTTGACCGCCAGCAGCAGGTAGACCCCGCGCCGGCCCGCGCACTTGGCGGGCGCGTCCCAAAGCAGGGGAAAGTGGCGGCAGTGGCGGTACCGCAGGAAGTCTTGGATGCGCTGCGGCAGCTGCTCGAAGTCGTCCGTGGCGTTGGCCGAGTCGTTGGCCACACACGGGCTGAACAGCCACGGCTGCGCGGCCACAGGAGCAGCAGGGGTGGCCTCGACGGATCCGTCCCACATGATCTCCTGCGGGGACCTGGAGGCTTGGAGGAACCATAGGTGCAGGGCCAAGAAACTCACACCCACCAGAAAGAAGGTCAGAGTCTTAGGATTCATGGACCTGCGGCAGGGAAAAGCCATCTGTGGGGGAAACCGAGTCAGAGGTGAGCCAGGAGTCATCTTCGGCGTCAGCAGAAGGGCACCCTTGCCCCATCACGTCTCTCCCGGAACCAGCCCcttctaaccctaaccctaaccctaaccctaaccagcCCCTTCTCAACTTTGCTGCTACAAGGTTAAGGGGAAACCACAATTCAAGATTACCCCAAAGCATCTCACGTCTCCCACAGTCTGGAGTGTTCTGACCTTCAGAATCTCATTGTCTCCTgacatccccctccccaccccccggcgGAATCCACCCAGGCTCAGCGAACTCACGTCAAAGCCAAAATCTTCATCGTCCTGTGAATTCCTATCCTGCTTCCCTACCTCAGTAAATGGCATCACCGTCCGCTCAGTTACTCCAGCCAGAAGCCCGGACTCTCCCCACCTTCAACTCATATCCAGACTCCATACCCTGGAGTTTCTGTATCCAAATCTCTCCACCCTtattccctcctctctgtccctgtcagccctgcccctctctaatttatttcctcctttgcCACCTTAGTCAAGGAAGCCTGAGGTGACAGCAATAGACTCAGACACACGTCAAATTCTGGCATCACCACTTAATGTGTCCTCTTGAACACGTCACTTCAGATCTCTAGGACTGAGTGTTCTCTGTAAGAAAGGGTTAGTAGATTCCTACTGTGCAGGGTTGTTGGGAGCATTAAATGAGCATAAAGTGGCCAGTCAGCGATATTATAACCTCGTTGGCATCCTCTGACCCCACTCCTTTTTTTACTTCATGCTGGTATTATTTTCTGTTCCCTGAATATGCCAGGTCAGGCCCTCTTTTCTGTGTATCTAACTCCCCCCGCCTGCCCAGGGGCACCTCAAGCCCTGCTTTCATGAAGAACCCCTCAAGACAAATCCCAGATCACAGTAGCCTTTTTTGTATTTACTCCCTGCTAAATCCTGTCGCACCGGCTCCTGTCCTTGAAACACACTTGTCTCTGTTTAAGagatgccactcccttctggctttctgtctccttctttcgcCACGTCTTTCGATTCCCTTTggtcatttcctcctctttccaccTTTAAGAGTGGGAGGTCCCCAGGGTCCTGTCCTAGATGTCACCTTTGCTTTAGGACCTCCAAGCTCCTGTGCCATATGTCCAACCAGCCACCTGTTACCAAGCACCTCTGCGTGGTGCTCCACGGCCACCCTGGGTGCAACCTCAGCTCTCATCTTCGTCCCCAGGATTGCTCCAGAGTGCCACAACCCACTGTGGTTTTTGTTCAGGCCCCAAGCCGTGACCgactccttccttttcttcatcccTCCACCCAAGCCTGTTTGATTTTAACGCCTAAGTGTTTCATCAGCCTGTCCACTTCCATTCCCATTATCAACAGGCTAACCCGAAGTTCTGTCCACACGCTTTCTCGCTCTCAGCAGATCCTTCCTCCACAGTAGCTGGGGGTACCTGTGAACGTGCAGATTTCATGCCACTCCTCGTGCTCTTTTCTTCAGCTTTCTGTCAGCCACCTGCCCTGGCCATCAGCCAAGTCACAGCCTTAGCCTGGCAAAgctctttctatctctttctacCTTGGAGCTCCCTTGCCTGGATggaccccccccacctccctcctttgCCTGCTTAACACCTGCTCAGCCTCCTCAGCCTCTGGGTCCATTGAATAGGAATGTCCTTGGCTAGGCTTTCACGTCGCTTAAAGGAAACCAgaacattatttgttttaaagtgtatcttcttttggggtgcccgggtggtctagttggttgagcgtccgactcttgatgtcagctcaggtcatcatctcacggtcgtgagatagagcccctctcccccacttgctctctctgcctctctttcaaataaaattaaaaaaaaaaaaaaaaagtgtatcttcCTCCCTAGTCTGTAAGCATCTTGAGGGCAGGTCTGACATCTGTGTTGTTCACCATGATGATTAAATGGCAATGTGTATAAAGAATTTGGCATGCTACTcggcacatggtaggtgttcaGCAGAGGTTACCTATTATGATTATCAGGGGTGCCGGTCAATCTTTGTCGGACGGATACTTTGCCAAAGCCTGTGCTCGACAAATATCTTCAGACTGAGTCATTTGCACGTCGTAGGTGTTACCGGATTGAATTGTGCTCTAGCGTTTGTGTCTTATATAGTCCCTGCACCACGTCTAGCGCGAGATGGGCACAAAGCAGGTGTTCGGTGAAATAATGGAGGTACCAATAACTACCCAAAAAAGTGAGAGAACCCTGCAAAAGTGTGGGTGTCATCACTGAGTCCCATTGGAAATACTAGACGTGAATTCCTGCTTCAGTGTTTGATGCCCTGAGACGGGAGAGACAGTGAGATGGCCCAAGTCCATTTTGTCATCGCGATACGCTCAGTGGCACATTTGTGGCAGGcgacacatttttcttttcagcgAACGAAAGAATAAAAGAACGAATGAGAATAGACTTTGGAGCCTGAGGAGCTGGGCTTGAGCCGGCTGCTTCCACTAGCTGTGTGCCTTTGTGAGAGGTCGTTTCCTCAACTGAAAAATTGAGAAAGTTAACACCCGTCTCTCGGCGGCACAGCGAGCGAGAAAATAATATTACTGACGCCGAAGGGCCATACAAACgctagttaaaaacaaaattggaaaagcACTCCCCATCTTTTTTCTCTCCGCCCAGAACCATTTCTcgaaagaaaaagtaattcttGTGTCAAGGAAACTTGCGTTTACTTTGATAATGCTCATCCAGGAAGCTGAATCCTGGCCACTTTTCCATAGGAGTAACGAGCAGGGTGGGCCGTGGTCTAATCCTGAGGGTGGCGCTGGTTTGCCACACCCTGTTCTTGGATGCGGCCGCTGTGAAACTTTGGGTGTCCCCTGTCGTTCTTTTTGCTGGATTTCCCCCCTTTTCTCAATGCGCTCTTCCGGGTCTCCTGGGGTgctcccacctcaggctctcaGGGGCTCTGCTGGCCCCGATCCCCTGTCTCTCAGGACTCAGCTCAAGGACCACCTCGTGCAGGAGACCTGGTAGGACCAGCTCAGTGGAACATGTGTCCTTGTTACCATGGCTGCTGAGTGGCAAAAGTGGTAAGAGAGGACACACCTGCCACTTAGGTATCCCTTTGGAACCCCAGGTTCCTCACTTGTGGGAACGTGGGCAAGTTAATTTCTCTCAGTGCCTCAGGGGATGAAATGAGTTGATCCGTATAAGGCACTTTGACTTATACACGGTGTGCAGTAAATGGGGACTATAGTAATATTAGCAATTAACTAACACAAGAAAGTTTACTGAGCAGCGTAGGATTATCTGAAGTTCCTCTGTGACCCTCTCACCGCCCTGCTTTCTCTGTTTATTGCTCTACACGTACGTTTGCTTTCCTTTGCAATGCTATTCACTCTGCCTGGGGTTCTCTTTATTTTCCCAGGAACAGGCAAAGTTCCTGTTGGTTATTCCCTCCTCTGGTTTGATGCCGAGACGGCTGAATGGAACACGGATTCCTGGGTCATCCACCAGCCCCCTACCACCTTAAGGTATTCCTGGGGAATATATGCACAGCGGATATGGTAGGCAATCAGGCATGGAGCCCTAACTCGGAAGCTTTGTCCTggttccttcccctgccccttcctccctctggtgCTTGCTTCACCCTCTAGGGGGAGGGgtgtgaggaggggagaaaaTGCACCTCCTTGCCGATGGGAAGCAGCCCAAGCCCCCCTCTTACCTTGAGTatctgagagagaagaaatacacaGGAGCCGTCCCCAGACTTTAACCTCCTTCTTTCACATGCGGAGGCCCGACCCCCAGGACTGTGGCTCAGTTCAGTGTTCTTGAATCTGACCAATCCAtgacctccttcctcctccttggaGGGAGGGTGAAGTAGGGGACAGCTATAAGCTTCCTTCCTACAGTGACTGCGTAACCTTTTGCCATGAAGCTAAATGCCATCTCTTCTGGTTTTCTTGACTCCACCCACGGCTGCCCTGCATGCTCCAGCAAATACCTGACTGAAATAATGCTGTATTGTGATGATCAGTGTTCCCTGCTGGACGGAGGGCAACTCCAGGGCCTGGGATCTGTTCTGTTAACATAGGACACGCTCTAAAGTCTTTGTTGAGTGAATTGTATGTAAAATGTCGGTACGGGCATATTTTCTAAACACAATAATGACATCCGAGCGTGCTGAATTGGGCAGATGGTCAAGGGCTTCATCCCGTTATCACTGTGAGTGGTCAGGAGAGAGGTGAATCGGCCTCGGACTTGGTCCTCAAGAGCTCACCGTCTCTTGGGAGAGCCAGATATTGAATAGTTATAAAGGGATGTGGTGCATACAAAACACAGAGAGGAGACTTGGAGAAGGGAACCTGAGTGAGCCAAGAAGAGTTCACAGCAGAACTGGATTctatcagttatctattgctgcgtAGCAAACCATCCCCAAACGTAATGGCTTGAAACAACCAGGATGCATGTTTTTCAGGATTCCGTGGGTTTCCTGGGAGGCTTTTGTGCAGGACCCGCCTGGGCTCTCTCATGTGGCTCTATTCAGTTAACTGGTAAGCTAGGGGCAGTGCTCAACTGGGACAGCTGGGCCTCGCTCTCCTTGTACCTTTTCATCCTGGGCTGCCTCACGGCACGGTGGTCTCGGGGTTCCAAGATGGCGGAGGCAGAGGCGACAAGGCCTTGGAGGCCTGGGCTTCAGAATGTGCATCATGTCACTTCCTCCacattctgttggtcaaagcaagtcacagggccAGCCCAGACACAAGGGATGAGGAGGGGCTCCAAAAATTTATGGCCGCCTTTAAGCTACCACGTGGGTTTTGAGATGGAAAGTTTTCCCAGCAGGCACCCTGAGGTGACGTGCAGAGGTGGGAACAAACGGGACTTGTCTGGGGAACATTCCAGGCTTAATGTGTGTGGAGGGGTAAATATTGAGAGTTGAAGATACAGAGATAGAAGTAGCCTGAGAAAGGCTTTGAACACCGTACCTGGCGTTTTATCTTGATCCTTTGAAAGTTTTGGCAAGTCTCTGCTTTCCGGAGTCCATTACAGCAGCCCATATGGTGGCACAGTTGTTGGAGAGGgcaaggctggaggcagggacccCGGAGGCAGATGGTGATCCACAGGACAGCGAGGCGTGGCCCCGCCTCGATTGGGCAGGGGATGTCTTCGTAGATTGGTGCTTTATTGGATATTCTGTGAGAGTTCACCTCTCAGGCTCCTTGTCCTTCCTGCTAATTTAGAGGGCCCTGGGTcggcggggaagggggggggggtggctggatGATAGAAGGGTGAGGGAACAAGGATGAGGGGGAAGTGAGTGGTCAGAGGAAGCTGGGGGCTCGGGTGTAGGTTTCAGTGGGGATGGTGAGAGTAGACTGAAGGAGGAGGGGAGTCCAGACTCCCTGGAAAGTTGCTGGCAGGTGAAGTCTGAAAGAGGATGGGAGCACCAATTAAATCTGGGGCACACGAGGCCAAGGGCACAACCCTAGAGAGGGGCCGACTGTATTTCTCCACACACTGAGCAACTCCTGTCCCACTCATGGCCAAGGGTCCAGGGCCTGGCATGGAGCAGCCGGCCTTCCAGGTGAGCAGAATGACATAATTTTGTTAACTCATTTTCTTCGAGCCCTCTAAAAATGCATCTTTTTCCCCCAGCAGAAATGCCTTTGGGGGAAGTTTAGGAATGAATTAAAATGAGGAGAAAAGTTAAATGGGGGCAGGTTTATTGGAGTAAAATGAACAGACTTTAGGGCAGGCAACTATGAGCTCTCTAGGAAGGTTCTGGAGTGGCCAGCGAGGAGCCTAGTGAGATGTATCTAGTGGATGTGGGTGGCAGGGTGGCTTCAGAAAGGTGTGAACTGTtcagagaaagaagtaaaagagcctaggggtggcctgggtggctctgtcgcttaagcgtccgacttcgactcaggtcatgatctcgcggtctgtgagttcgagccccgcgtcgggctctgtgctgacagctcggagcctggagcctgcttcggattctgtgtctccctctctctctgcccctcccccactcatgttctgtctttctctctcaaaaataaagattaaaaaaaaaaattaaaacagcctTAACTCCTTTCCAGCCCTCTTCTTTACAACGAAAGGTGGGTGTTTTAATCCAGTACACGAAGTCCCAGTCTGGTACTTGCTGGGCCACACCCTAGCCTGAAAAACGGGTGGGATAAGGCAGAGGAAACTGTCCCCACCTCCAAGACAAACAGGTTGTGTGAGCACAGCCTGGTACCTGACAaccaggaaggggaggaaagctGGATGGCCCCTTGTTCCAGGTTGAGCTGGTCGTGGGAGCAGGATCCAGAAGAGAGGTTGACTCCTCAAGGTCGTCCACGAGTTTTGAGGTACCCCTGGCAGGCCCAGGCCAGGCACTCTTACAAGGAAGGATCCTATTCAGAAAGCCCATTATAATTAGATTCATACTACACCATGGTGCTTAACCCTTCAGACAAAACTCTACGTTTTACAGCTATAGACTCCAGTGTggaaagttaagtgacttgcctacaGGCAGGCAGACACCTTTTCGGTGGGGGCCCGGGAGCCCACGCCAGGACTTTAGACACCACCAAGGACATGAAGAATGTAACTGCACCCTGTCAGGACTAATGCCAGTGGGCTCCCCTGGGAGCCTGCTGCCTCAGTGCAGGGTTGGGTCAGGACTGCCCCGGCCCTCTACCCCGCATGCCACATGGAGCACGCAGCTAGCCCTGCCAGCAGCCACAGCCGCACCAGCCCGGCCTCTGGCATCTGAGGAACTAGAACTTGGGCTCTCACCCCCGGATTCCCTTCCAAGTGAGTAGTGATTCTCTTTGGTTGGAGAGGTGCCCCTGTCCTTCATAATCCCTCTACCTAATCCCTAAACAGTTTGGTTTCTAGGACTCAGTCTgagatcctctttttctccttccgtGATCTCCCTCTCATGCCTTCAAATACCACGCGTGCCTTTGATTCCCAAAGTTGTCTTCAGCTCAGATCACTCAGCTGAGCTCCAGGTCCACAGCATTTTACTGCCTCTCAGTCCCAGACTTACTCGATAACTCACCCAATCCTGCCGCTTCCCATAGAACTCAGTTATATCTGCTCTTCCATACCTGTGCCCAGTGCCGCTCTTCACCACTACCTACCATTGGGACCACCGTGTTTTCTGTCTGGTATCCCTGGGCTCACACTGGCTTTAAGTCCATTCT encodes the following:
- the B3GNT6 gene encoding acetylgalactosaminyl-O-glycosyl-glycoprotein beta-1,3-N-acetylglucosaminyltransferase isoform X2, which encodes MAFPCRRSMNPKTLTFFLVGVSFLALHLWFLQASRSPQEIMWDGSVEATPAAPVAAQPWLFSPCVANDSANATDDFEQLPQRIQDFLRYRHCRHFPLLWDAPAKCAGRRGVYLLLAVKSSPANYERRELIRRTWGQERLYGGRQVRRLFLLGTSPPEDAERAERLQALVGLEAREHGDVLQWAFADTFLNLTLKHVHLLDWLAVRCPHARFLLSGDDDVFVHTANVLGFLEAQRPDRHLFAGQLMDGSVPIRDSRSKYFVPPQLFPGQAYPVYCSGGGFLLSSRTVGALRAAALDTPLFPIDDAYMGMCLKRAGLAPSGHEGIRPFGVQLPGAQQPSFDPCLFRQLLLVHRFAPYEMLLMWKALHNPGLSCGPDRRVS
- the B3GNT6 gene encoding acetylgalactosaminyl-O-glycosyl-glycoprotein beta-1,3-N-acetylglucosaminyltransferase isoform X1, translating into MTPGSPLTRFPPQMAFPCRRSMNPKTLTFFLVGVSFLALHLWFLQASRSPQEIMWDGSVEATPAAPVAAQPWLFSPCVANDSANATDDFEQLPQRIQDFLRYRHCRHFPLLWDAPAKCAGRRGVYLLLAVKSSPANYERRELIRRTWGQERLYGGRQVRRLFLLGTSPPEDAERAERLQALVGLEAREHGDVLQWAFADTFLNLTLKHVHLLDWLAVRCPHARFLLSGDDDVFVHTANVLGFLEAQRPDRHLFAGQLMDGSVPIRDSRSKYFVPPQLFPGQAYPVYCSGGGFLLSSRTVGALRAAALDTPLFPIDDAYMGMCLKRAGLAPSGHEGIRPFGVQLPGAQQPSFDPCLFRQLLLVHRFAPYEMLLMWKALHNPGLSCGPDRRVS